Proteins encoded within one genomic window of Oncorhynchus nerka isolate Pitt River linkage group LG9b, Oner_Uvic_2.0, whole genome shotgun sequence:
- the LOC115114749 gene encoding cytochrome b-c1 complex subunit 10 yields the protein MGMRSGFSPWWLATTSSSNMLGKLIGQKYFSIARTWVPTLAVWGSVGGVALVHFTDWRLILDYVPYVSGKFKNDD from the exons ATGGGCATGCGCTCAGGTTTTTCTCCTTGGTGGTTAGCAACAACATCCAGCTCCAACATGCTTGGTAAATTGATCGGTCAGAAATACTTTTCCATCGCGAGAACATG GGTTCCAACGTTGGCGGTGTGGGGTTCAGTTGGAGGGGTGGCATTGGTACACTTCACTGACTGGCGCTTGATCTTGGATTATGTACCGTACGTCAGCGGCAAATTCAAGAACGATGACTAG